The sequence GCACCGGACGCCGGCACGGTGGGGACGGCGCTCGGCCAGTCGGGCACAGTGACGGGGGCGGCGCGCCCAGAACCGGCCTGGGAACGGGGAACCCCGTCCAGGGATTCCAGGTTCACAGCCGGCACGGCGCGCGGGGACGTCGATGGCGCCGAGGCCAGGAAATAGGGCACCGCTTCCTTCGCCCCGGTGTCCGGCACCGTCACTAGGGGCTGCGGGGAAATCCCCGCCGCCCCCGCCAGAGCCGCGGGCAGGGCCCGCAGCTCGGCCGCGTCAGGCACCCCGAAGGCCGCAGCCGGCGGCACCGCCCCGGCGATGGGCTGGGCCCCCAGCTCGACGCCGGGGGTCGCCACCGGCGCCGAGGCCAGGGGGGTCCCCGGCGGGGTGGAACGCCCGGGCAGCGCCCGGGGGTCCGCCGCAGTGGCCGTACTCGGCACCGGAATGCCCAAGCCCGGCTCGAAGCCGGGCGGCACGAGATTTACTGCCGGCACCGCGGCAGGGGTGGTGGGCTCGCCGGCTTCCAGGAAGTAATAGAGCGACTCCGCCGCACCCGCGCTCGGCGGCGTGACCAGGGGCTGCGGGGAAACTCCCGCCGCACCCGCCACCGCCCCAGGCAGGGCCCGCGCCTCGGCTTCCCCGGGGAGCGGGGATCCCGGCAGCGCGGCGAACAACTCGTTGGCCAGCTGCGTCAATGCCGCCGGGTCCGGGAGACCATCCCAGTCCGGGGTGGCCGGCGTCGGCCCGGGCTTACTTTCTGTACTCGTGTTTGTAGTCATGATATTTCCCCACTTCCACGTTCTCGAGCACCCCGGCTGCGTCATCGGTCAAGATCGCCAGCGAGCAGTACAGGGAGATCAGATACGAGGCGATGGCCTTGCGGTTGATACCCATGAACTTCACCGAAAGGCCGAGCCCCTGCTCGCCGGGCACCCCGGGCTGGTAGAGCCCGACCACGCCCTGCCGGCTTTCCCCGGTGCGAAGGAGCAGGATCTGGGTCTTGCCGTCCTCGATCTTGAGCTTGTTGGTCGGGACCAGGGGAATGCCGCGCCAGGTGACGAACGGCGAGCCGAACAGGGTGACGGTGGGGGGCGGCACCCCGCGGCGGGTGGCTTCCCGGCCAAAGGCGGCGATGGCCTTAGGATGGGCGAGGAAGAAGGCCGGCTCTTTCCACACCAGGCTGATCAGCTCGTCCAGGTCGTCCGGCGTCGGGGCGCCGGTGAGGGTGGGGATGCGTTGTGAGGGAACGATGTTGTTCAGGAGGCCGTAGTCCGGGTTATAGAGCAGCTCCTGTTCCTGCCGTTCCTTGATGGTCTCGATGGCGAGGCGCAATTGCTCGCGGATCTGATCGTGGGGATTGCTGTAGAGGTCGGATACCCGGGTGTGGATGTCTACCGTGGTCGTCACCGCGCTCAGGAAGTATTCCCGGGCGTTTTCTTCGTAGTCCACGAAGGTTTCGGGTATCTCTTTTTCCTCTTCGATCTGCGAGCAGGCGGTCAGTACCCGGGATTCGTCCTTGACCTTATTGAGCCGGTAGATGCCGGCCTCGACGCCCACCCAGGGCAGCAGATGCACCAGCCACCGGGGGGTAATGGACAGCATCTGCGGAACGGTCTTGGTGGCATTGGCGAGTTGCCGGGCCGCGACATCGCCTAGGGCCAAATGAGTGGTTTCTGCCATGGGAATTCCTCTTTTCGATCGGGTCTCGTGGAAAAAGCGTTGTGATGTTTTTTACCTGGAACGGATTGTGGTTTGCGTTTGGTCGATGCCCTCCTTGTTCGGGTTTGAGAATCAGATGCCGGCGCCGGCTTCGAACAGCTCGTTGCGGACCTGCGCCTGGGAGATGTGGCTGCCGGGGGGGACGCTGCGGGTCAGCCATACATTGCCGCCGATGACCGAACCGCGGCCGATGGTGATGCGGCCGAGGATGGTGGCACCGGCGTAGATCACCACATCATCCTCGACGATGGGGTGCCGGGCGTTGCCCTTGATCAAGACGCCGCTTTCG is a genomic window of Candidatus Methylocalor cossyra containing:
- a CDS encoding family 2A encapsulin nanocompartment shell protein; the protein is MAETTHLALGDVAARQLANATKTVPQMLSITPRWLVHLLPWVGVEAGIYRLNKVKDESRVLTACSQIEEEKEIPETFVDYEENAREYFLSAVTTTVDIHTRVSDLYSNPHDQIREQLRLAIETIKERQEQELLYNPDYGLLNNIVPSQRIPTLTGAPTPDDLDELISLVWKEPAFFLAHPKAIAAFGREATRRGVPPPTVTLFGSPFVTWRGIPLVPTNKLKIEDGKTQILLLRTGESRQGVVGLYQPGVPGEQGLGLSVKFMGINRKAIASYLISLYCSLAILTDDAAGVLENVEVGKYHDYKHEYRK